GCCTCCACCGGAACCCCGCCCGCCGTGCCCTACGTGCCCTAAGCCATGCGCCTGGAAACCTTCGCCCACCTCATCCGCTGGGTCATGCTCCTGCCGGTGGCGGGGCTTCTCCTGGGGGCCTTCTACTTTGCCTGGAACGCTTTTACCGAAGCCCTAAAGGCCCTCTCCCACCCCCTCGAGGAGGCCCTTCCCGCCCTGGTGGGGGCGGTGGACCTGGCCCTTTTGGCCGCCGTCTTCCTCCTCTTCTCCCTGGGCCTTTTTGAGCTCTTCATCCGCCCCCTGGAGCTCCCCATGGGGAACATCCTGGCGGTGGAAAGCCTTTCGGACCTAAAGGCCAAGCTGGGCCAGGTCATCGTCATGATCCTGGTGGTGAAGTTCTTTGAGAAGGCGCTGGGCTTCAAGCCCAATAGCGCCCTGGACTTCCTCCTCTTCGCCGGAGGCGTGGCCCTCCTGGCGGGGGCGCTTTGGCTCGCCAAGGCCAAGGAGTAGTGCTGGTCTACCTGGACCAAAACCACGCAAGCCGCATGGCCAAGCACCTCCTGGGCCAACGGGGCCACGAGGCCTTCGGCCGGCTCTACGAGGCCCTAAAGGGGAGGGTTTTGGCCCCGCCGAGCCCCTTCCACGTCC
The sequence above is a segment of the Thermus hydrothermalis genome. Coding sequences within it:
- a CDS encoding YqhA family protein — translated: MRLETFAHLIRWVMLLPVAGLLLGAFYFAWNAFTEALKALSHPLEEALPALVGAVDLALLAAVFLLFSLGLFELFIRPLELPMGNILAVESLSDLKAKLGQVIVMILVVKFFEKALGFKPNSALDFLLFAGGVALLAGALWLAKAKE